The following proteins are encoded in a genomic region of Saccharopolyspora antimicrobica:
- a CDS encoding YczE/YyaS/YitT family protein — protein MASATVQVDLSPLPIRTRPVFRLAQLFAGLAAYGISMGFMVRAQLGLDPWDVLHQGLAERLGWSFGAVTALTGVLVLLAWLPLRQRPGIGTVANVVVIAVAVDLTLALTPQLSALPGRIALMVSAIVLNGIATAVYVGARLGPGPRDGLMTGLHARTGWSIRVVRTTIELCVLAVGWVLGGTVGVGTVLYAAAIGPLTQFFLRFTTVREKKDLCP, from the coding sequence ATGGCCTCCGCAACGGTCCAAGTGGACCTCTCGCCGCTCCCGATCCGGACTCGACCGGTCTTCCGGCTCGCGCAGCTGTTCGCCGGCTTGGCCGCCTACGGGATCAGCATGGGCTTCATGGTCCGCGCGCAGCTGGGCCTGGACCCGTGGGACGTCCTGCACCAAGGCCTGGCCGAGCGGCTGGGCTGGAGCTTCGGCGCGGTCACCGCGCTGACCGGCGTGCTCGTCCTGCTGGCCTGGCTACCGCTGCGGCAGCGGCCGGGCATCGGCACAGTGGCCAACGTCGTCGTCATCGCGGTCGCGGTGGACCTCACCCTCGCGCTGACACCGCAGCTGAGCGCACTCCCCGGCCGGATCGCCCTAATGGTCTCCGCGATCGTGCTGAACGGGATCGCCACCGCGGTGTACGTCGGCGCGCGGTTGGGTCCAGGCCCGCGGGACGGCCTGATGACCGGCCTGCACGCCCGCACCGGCTGGTCGATCCGAGTGGTCCGCACCACTATCGAGCTCTGCGTGCTCGCCGTCGGCTGGGTGCTCGGCGGCACAGTCGGCGTGGGAACAGTGCTGTACGCAGCGGCGATAGGTCCGCTGACCCAGTTCTTCCTCAGGTTCACGACGGTCCGCGAGAAAAAAGATCTCTGCCCCTAG